In the genome of Ananas comosus cultivar F153 linkage group 11, ASM154086v1, whole genome shotgun sequence, one region contains:
- the LOC109717540 gene encoding disease resistance protein RPM1-like encodes MAEAVISSLVLKIGAALASETTKSAASLLLTGMLVMKELMKDISDIKDELEIMQAFLRIAERPKEKDETTKIFIKQTRGLAFDIEDIIDEFTYKLSEEQGGVLPTAIKRYKNIKSWHHLSKKLKDIKIDLQKIMERRTRYDARGMESEAKPRIAVGGSKSRAESAHFVKEDDIVGIDKYRDLLLGWLKDEDEQQRQPMIISVLGMGGLGKTTLVTHVYKIIKATFDACAWITVSQSYETHDLLRQILKEFFREDREKREAPNNIDTMDYRSLVETIRTYLQDKKYILILDDVWSTDVMDNIKDALLNSNSKSRIVLTTRIRDVALLANENHMFEPKPLEADHSWDLFCKNAFWKSANKICPPPLEQCAKKIVEKCGGLPLAIVSIGRLLSFREQTGTEWDKVYKDLEWYLTNNASKLYEKVHDILKLSLDDIPHYPSEIGFLIFVL; translated from the coding sequence ATGGCGGAGGCTGTGATAAGCTCATTAGTCCTAAAGATAGGTGCTGCTTTAGCTAGTGAAACAACAAAATCAGCAGCATCACTATTACTAACAGGGATGTTAGTAATGAAAGAACTCATGAAGGATATAAGTGACATTAAGGATGAGCTTGAGATCATGCAAGCCTTCCTACGGATCGCAGAAAGACCAAAAGAGAAGGATGAGACCACAAAAATCTTTATAAAACAAACAAGAGGCTTGGCTTTCGACATTGAGGATATTATAGATGAGTTCACGTATAAGCTGAGCGAGGAGCAAGGAGGGGTTCTACCCACAGCAATCAAGAggtacaaaaatataaaatcctGGCATCACCTTAGCAAGAAACTTAAAGATATCAAAATTGACCTCCAAAAGATAATGGAGAGAAGGACACGATATGATGCAAGAGGAATGGAAAGTGAAGCAAAACCTCGAATAGCTGTTGGCGGTAGCAAGAGCCGTGCAGAATCAGCGCATTTTGTCAAGGAGGATGATATCGTCGGTATTGACAAGTACAGGGACTTGTTGCTTGGATGGTTGAAAGATGAGGATGAGCAGCAACGACAGCCAATGATAATCTCAGTGTTGGGGATGGGTGGTCTAGGGAAGACCACTCTCGTGACTCATGTGTACAAAATCATCAAAGCTACCTTTGATGCTTGTGCTTGGATTACTGTATCTCAGAGTTACGAGACTCATGATTTGCTTAGACAAATCTTAAAAGAGTTTTTTAGGGAAGATCGTGAGAAAAGAGAGGCACCTAACAACATTGATACCATGGATTATAGAAGCTTGGTTGAGACTATCCGCACTTACTTGCAGGATAAAAAGTATATACTCATTTTGGATGATGTTTGGAGTACTGATGTAATGGACAATATAAAAGATGCACTTCTAAATAGTAATAGCAAGAGTAGAATAGTTCTCACAACAAGGATTCGCGATGTAGCTCTATTAGCAAACGAGAACCATATGTTTGAGCCAAAGCCACTGGAGGCAGATCATTCGTGGGATCTGTTTTGCAAAAACGCATTTTGGAAAAGTGCAAACAAGATTTGCCCGCCACCTTTAGAACAATGTGCTAAAAAAATTGTCGAGAAGTGCGGTGGCTTGCCCCTTGCTATCGTATCTATAGGCCGTCTCTTATCATTTAGAGAACAAACCGGTACTGAATGGGATAAGGTTTACAAAGATCTTGAGTGGTATCTAACCAACAACGCATCGAAGCTCTATGAAAAAGTACATGACATTTTGAAACTTAGTTTGGACGATATTCCCCATTATCCTTCCGAAATTGGCTTCCTTATATTTGTTCTATAG
- the LOC109717539 gene encoding disease resistance protein RPM1-like, with the protein MAEVVVSSLLLNIRATLVSEATKSATSLLLTRISAMKELLEDVSDIKDELESMQSFLQIAERLKQKEESTKIFIKQTRDLAFDIEDIIDEFTYKLGEEQGGVLPIAIKRCRNIKTWHHLSKRLKEIKIKLQNIMERRKRYDTRGMENEARPLIAVGGSKSRAELAHFVKEDDIVGIDKYRDLLLGWLKDEDEQQRQHVIISVLGMGGLGKTTLVTHVYNIIKATFDACAWVVVSENYNTDDLLRQILKEFCREDREKRVVPNNIDTMDYRSLVETTRTYLQYKRYVLILDNVWSTNVMDKIKDALLNSNSKSRIILTTRIHKVALLANEHRMCELKLLEVDHSWDLFCKNAFWKSANRICPPPLEQCAKKIVEKCGGLPLAIVSIARLLSFREQTGSEWEKVYKDLEWYLTNNESEVHEKVYDILKLSLDDLPHYLRNCFLYCSSFPEDYRIESDKLIWLWVAEGFIEERGIMMEEVAEDYLYELVHRCLLQVVYRDEVGRVCACRMHDVVRVLALSESEELSFCMAYEQSRTKLQRSKARRLSILSNITNYCTEDKSHSRSVLVFNKSMSYDLLKSVLRSSKFLRVLELQGALIEKLPNEICNLFNLHYLGLRGIKIKELPRSIGKLQKLQILDIGESEIEKLPKGITELQKLRHLVLSYNSSNNIQALAGIQCLKGLHSLANIGATRKIVRDVEASTELRTFSITGVRTHHCADLWNSITKMNHLSTLCIMSECGQKLQQLGILCLPLPIQRLHLHSELDKDSLLELATSFGSLTNLTTLTLAYFKGYFSINYKKGTEYLLATEAYRPIIVLKRPLLAFLLALLRVSHPLNQGRAQGALSRCTVPAQPLCVGRIATKTCRARRHAHALLPCRHSAFVALYPLNRPVLVELGAVPALFSLVGRGVDSRDPRELSPRRNPEMLPTTNILSAPGSRD; encoded by the exons ATGGCGGAGGTTGTGGTAAGCTCATTACTCCTGAATATCCGTGCAACCTTAGTTAGTGAAGCAACTAAATCAGCAACATCACTATTACTAACACGGATATCAGCAATGAAAGAACTCCTGGAGGATGTAAGTGACATTAAGGATGAGCTTGAGAGCATGCAATCCTTCCTACAGATCGCAGAAAGACTAAAACAGAAGGAAGAGAGCACAAAAATCTTTATAAAACAAACGAGAGACTTGGCTTTCGACATTGAGGATATTATAGATGAGTTCACGTACAAGCTGGGTGAGGAGCAAGGAGGGGTTCTACCCATAGCAATCAAGAGGTGCAGAAATATAAAAACCTGGCATCACCTTAGCAAGAGGCTTAAAGAGATCAAAATTAAGCTCCAAAACATTATGGAAAGAAGGAAGCGATATGATACGAGAGGAATGGAAAATGAGGCAAGACCTTTAATAGCTGTTGGCGGTAGCAAAAGCCGTGCAGAATTAGCACATTTTGTCAAGGAGGATGATATCGTGGGTATTGACAAGTACAGGGACTTATTGCTCGGATGGTTAAAAGATGAGGATGAGCAGCAACGACAGCACGTGATAATCTCAGTGTTGGGTATGGGTGGTCTAGGGAAGACAACTCTTGTTACTCATGTGTACAATATCATCAAAGCTACCTTTGACGCTTGTGCCTGGGTTGTTGTATCTGAAAATTACAATACTGATGATTTGCTTAGACAGATCTTAAAAGAGTTTTGTAGAGAAGATCGAGAGAAAAGAGTAGTACCTAACAACATTGATACCATGGATTACAGAAGCTTGGTTGAGACTACCCGCACTTATTTGCAGTATAAAAGGTATGTACTCATTCTGGATAATGTTTGGAGTACTAATGTAATGGATAAAATAAAAGATGCACTTCTGAATAGTAATAGCAAGAGCAGAATAATTCTTACAACAAGGATTCACAAAGTAGCACTATTAGCTAATGAGCACCGTATGTGTGAGCTAAAGCTACTAGAGGTAGATCATTCGTGGGATTTGTTTTGTAAAAATGCATTTTGGAAAAGTGCAAACAGGATTTGCCCGCCGCCTTTAGAACAATGTGCGAAAAAAATCGTCGAGAAGTGTGGCGGCTTGCCCCTTGCTATCGTATCTATAGCCCGTCTCTTATCATTTCGAGAACAAACTGGTTCTGAATGGGAGAAGGTTTACAAAGATCTTGAGTGGTATCTAACTAACAACGAATCGGAGGTCCATGAAAAAGTATATGACATTTTGAAACTTAGTTTGGACGATCTTCCCCATTACCTTCGAAATTGCTTCTTATATTGTTCTAGTTTTCCAGAAGATTATCGAATTGAAAGTGACAAGCTCATATGGCTTTGGGTGGCCGAAGGGTTCATTGAAGAAAGAGGAATAATGATGGAGGAAGTGGCCGAGGACTACCTTTACGAACTTGTTCATCGCTGTCTACTACAAGTGGTATATAGGGATGAAGTCGGTAGAGTTTGTGCATGTCGAATGCATGACGTCGTTCGAGTCCTCGCTCTTTCCGAGTCAGAGGAGTTAAGTTTCTGCATGGCTTACGAGCAATCAAGGACAAAATTGCAGAGATCCAAAGCACGCCGCTTGTCAATCCTAAGCAATATAACGAATTATTGTACTGAAGACAAATCTCATTCACGTTCAGTACTTGTTTTCAACAAGTCCATGAGTTATGATTTACTGAAGTCGGTCTTAagatcatcaaaatttttacgTGTCTTGGAACTACAAGGAGCACTAATCGAGAAACTACCGAACGAAATCTGTAACTTATTCAATCTACATTATCTTGGCTTGAGAGGAATCAAAATTAAGGAGCTTCCAAGATCAATAGGAAAGCTacaaaaattgcaaatattaGATATAGGTGAAAGTGAAATAGAAAAGCTGCCAAAGGGAATAACAGAGCTTCAAAAGTTGAGACATCTAGTTTTGTCCTACAATTCGAGTAATAACATCCAGGCACTGGCGGGAATACAGTGCTTGAAGGGCTTGCATAGTTTGGCAAACATTGGTGCAACTAGGAAGATTGTGCGGGATGTAGAAGCTTCGACTGAGTTGCGGACATTTTCAATAACGGGCGTAAGAACCCATCACTGTGCAGACTTGTGGAATAGTATCACAAAGATGAACCATCTTAGTACTTTATGTATCATGAGTGAATGTGGGCAAAAATTACAGCAGTTGGGCATCCTGTGCCTACCTCTACCAATTCAAAGATTACATTTGCATAGTGAATTAGACAAAGACTCACTCCTTGAGCTTGCCACATCCTTTGGGTCTCTAACAAACCTAACCACATTAACACTTGCATATTTTAAGGgttattttagtataaattataagaaaggaACGGAATA CCTCCTTGCGACGGAGGCCTACCGCCCAATTATCGTTTTGAAGCGGCCCCTCCTCGCCTTCCTCCTCGCGCTCCTCCGGGTCTCCCACCCACTCAATCAAGGACGGGCTCAAGGCGCTCTGTCGCGTTGCACTGTACCCGCTCAACCGCTCTGTGTTGGTCGCATtgcaacaaaaacg tgtcgaGCTCGGCGCCATGCCCACGCTCTTCTCCCTTGTCGTCATTCTGCATTCGTCGCGCTTTACCCGCTCAACCGTCCCGTGCTGGTCGAGCTCGGTGCCGTGCCCGCACTTTTCTCCCTCGTC ggacgTGGAGTGGACTCGCGCGACCCACGCGAGTTGTCCCCACGCAGGAACCCAGAGATGCTACCAACCACGAACATACTCTCTGCACCTGGT AGCAGGGACTGA